In Papaver somniferum cultivar HN1 chromosome 1, ASM357369v1, whole genome shotgun sequence, a genomic segment contains:
- the LOC113324491 gene encoding uncharacterized protein LOC113324491 — MKSYDTQSKPIPLHRVFPSLFPKEEMLHNSGKRVNVRKLFKQHEQLEKAGASQEILDGINKAIDMEFERRFDVDDSETCKELTDTTNKLQLQIDNINLQLESVLTKDEFEIKLKAGLDSHMLSIQSMMRSLMEELLSTTNFHQGDHSGAQGHNLQVRNSFHNHSGGRDYNHRQRLPKIDFPRFDGDNPKGWLNKCEYFFQMHEIPEFNKSRMAAMHFDGKAAKWFENFRLNRPHISWQDLSSDVCLRLKNPSHENIVGMFNKLSQLTTVDAYFEEFEHLKALLLSKHNIFTEEYFIRSFIGGLKEELRGQYLCLPPVTPASSTQSSSFTSNPLPKHNTSIPIKRLTPEQVQARKARGLYYNCDEVYKRGHVCKQQHLCLMIGAESEDSSLDTEEATPLEKEDSPMESDMEISLHALTSNNSGETIRIPGLIKKRNISVLIDTSSTHSFIDSDIARQLNCTIEPTASMLVTLANGDRTVSNGICSNLNWFMHNHKFSGSLRLLPLGGCDLVLEVDWLKQLGDVIFNFSKLSISFKHNAKKITLTGTQDKASYSMMSGNASTRFFKKHTHGLIGQLFSISTSPPPTPPPPPISELLNQYSDVFSEPKSLPPQRNLDHSIPLKKNSEPVNMRPYKCPYLQKKLKNITFKDKFPIPIIDEFLDELHGKKFFSKIDLRAGYHQIRVTSSDIYKTAFRTHHGHFEFKVMPFGLTNEPATFQALMNDIFQEHLRKFIFVFFDDILVYSSSLEEHLLHLQLTLDILRKHQLFANFTKCCFGQQELKYLGHIITAEGVKADPVKISAMHNWLLPHTLKDLRGFLGLTSYYKKFVKNYGLISRPITDLLNKNAFLWSPAATSAFQQLKEAMSSTPILAVPNFNKPFVVETDACDTGTGIVLLKRANHWLSTGTDNTVVDALSRRPHESGTCQNIYISQPTWSQEIIDSYSSDAKVHALIAHLALHPATLPNYSYTDGVLIFKSRICVDSSSDVKAKNLDCIHSSAAGGHSGIQATICLSL, encoded by the exons aTGAAAAGTTATGATACTCAATCAAAGCCTATTCCTCTTCatcgtgtttttccttcactctttccaaaagaggagatGTTGCACAACAGTGGAAAGCGTGTTAATGTCAGAAAACTTTTTAAGCAACACGAGCAGCTAGAAAAAGCCGGTGCATCACAAGAGATTCTTGACGGAATTAACAAGGCCATAGACATGGAATTCGAACGTCgttttgatgttgatgattctgag ACTTGTAAAGAGCTAACTGATACAACTAATAAACTACAGCTtcagattgataatatcaatctccAGCTCGAGTCGGTGCTTACCAAAGATGAATTCGAAATCAAACTGAAAGCTGGCCTGGATTCACATATGTTGTCAATCCAATCGATGATGAGATCTCTGATGGAGGAGCTCTTGTCTACAACGAATTTCCACCAAGGTGATCATAGTGGAGCTCAGGGACACAATCTACAGGTTAGGAATTCATTTCACAATCATTCAGGGGGTCGTGATTACAATCATCGTCAGCGTCTTCCAAAGATAGATTTTCCACGTTTCGATGGCGATAATCCAAAAGGATGGCTTAATAAATGTGAGTATTTCTTTCAAATGCATGAGATTCCTGAATTTAACAAATCTAGAATGGCTGCAATGCATTTTGATGGAAAGGCAGCTAAATGGTTTGAGAATTTTCGATTAAATAGACCTCATATCTCTTGGCAAGACTTAAGTAGTGATGTTTGTCTTCGTCTTAAaaatccttctcatgaaaacatTGTGGGTATGTTCAATAAATTGTCTCAACTTACAACTGTGGATGCTtattttgaggaatttgaacatCTGAAGGCACTCCTGTTAAGCAAACACAATATCTTTACAGAGGAATATTTCATTAGAAGTTTTATTGGTGGGTTAAAAGAAGAATTAAGAGGCCAATACTTATGTTTG CCTCCTGTTACACCAGCTTCTTCCACTCAATCATCTTCATTCACTTCAAACCCATTACCAAAACATAACACATCTATTCCTATTAAAAGGCTCACCCCTGAACAAGTGCAGGCTAGAAAAGCCAGAGGTCTGTATTATAATTGTGATGAAGTATACAAAAGGGGTCATGTATGTAAACAACAACATCTATGCTTAATGATTGGAGCTGAGAGTGAAGACAGTTCTCTAGACACAGAAGAAGCTACTCCTCTTGAAAAAGAGGACTCACCTATGGAGAGTGACATGGAAATTTCCCTTCATGCCTTGACAAGTAATAATTCTGGTGAAACTATTAGAATTCCCGGTCTTATTAAAAAGAGAAATATTTCAGTACTTATAGATACAAGTAGCACACATAGTTTCATTGATAGTGACATTGCTAGGCAACTCAACTGTACCATTGAGCCAACTGCTAGCATGTTAGTCACTTTGGCTAATGGTGATAGAACTGTCAGTAATGGTATCTGCTCAAACTTAAATTGGTTTATGCACAACCACAAGTTTTCTGGTAGTTTAAGACTCTTACCACTTGGTGGCTGTGATTTGGTTTTGGAAGTTGATTGGCTGAAGCAATTGGGGGATGTGATTTTTAACTTCTCCAAGTTGAGTATTTCTTTTAAACATAATGCGAAGAAGATTACACTTACTGGTACTCAAGATAAAGCTTCTTACAGCATGATGAGTGGCAATGCATCTACAAGATTCTTCAAAAAACACACTCATGGCCTGATTGGCCAACTATTTTCCATCTCCACTTCACCACCACCtactcctccaccacctccaattTCAGAATTACTTAATCAATATTCTGATGTTTTTTCTGAGCCAAAATCCCTTCCACCACAGAGAAACCTAGACCACTCAATTCctcttaaaaaaaattctgaacCAGTTAACATGAGACCTTATAAGTGTCCCTACCTTCAGAA gaaGCTTAAAAACATCACATTCAAGGACAAATTTCCAATTCCAATTATAGATGAGTTTCTTGATGAATTACATGGTAAGAAGTTTTTTTCCAAAATTGATTTAAGAGCTGGATATCATCAAATAAGGGTCACTTCTTCTGACATATACAAGACTGCATTCAGAACTCATCATGGTCACTTTGAATTCAAGGTGATGCCATTTGGACTTACAAATGAACCTGCTACCTTCCAAGCTCTTATGAATGACATATTTCAAGAACACTTAAGGAAATTCATCTTCGTATTCTTTGATGATATCCTTGTGTATAGTTCTTCCTTGGAGGAGCATCTGTTGCACTTGCAACTTACACTGGATATATTGAGAAAGCATCAGCTATTTGCAAACTTTACCAAGTGTTGTTTTGGCCAACAGGAGCTAAAGTATTTGGGACACATCATTACTGCTGAAGGAGTTAAAGCTGACCCTGTAAAGATTTCTGCTATGCACAATTGGCTACTTCCTCACACACTTAAGGATCTAAGAGGATTCTTGGGCCTCACTAGCTATTACAAGAAATTTGTGAAAAACTATGGCCTCATTAGCAGACCAATCACTGACTTACTCAATAAAAATGCATTCCTTTGGTCCCCTGCAGCTACATCAGCTTTTCAACAGCTCAAGGAAGCCATGTCCTCTACTCCTATATTAGCTGTACCAAATTTCAATAAGCCATTTGTTGTTGAAACTGATGCTTGTGATACTGGTACTGGTATTGTTCTGCTAAAGAGGGCAAACCATTGGCTTTCTACG GGGACTGACAATACTGTTGTTGATGCACTTTCTAGAAGACCTCATGAGAGTGGTACTTGCCAGAATATATATATTTCACAACCAACTTGGTCTCAAGAAATTATTGATAGCTACTCTTCTGATGCAAAGGTACATGCTCTCATTGCACATCTTGCACTCCATCCAGCTACTCTTCCCAACTACTCCTACACTGATGGTGTTTTGATATTCAAGTCAAGAATCTGTGTTGACTCCTCATCAGATGTTAAGGCAAAAAATTTGGACTGCATCCACTCTTCTGCAGCTGGTGGTCATTCTGGTATTCAAGCTACAATTTGTCTCAGCTTGTGA